The following coding sequences are from one Aquificaceae bacterium window:
- a CDS encoding 50S ribosomal protein L25/general stress protein Ctc, which translates to MKRVQVKLIPRTIGRKSEIKKFRREGYVPVEIYGKGVENTHAYISMRDLKAFPKGETFLIEAEINGEKRICLLKEIQFGWLGDNPIHVDFQDITHVSEIEVEVPIEFVGTPVGVGLGGTFEPLMHSLTIKARLDKLPEKIVVDVSGLGLGDALHVRDIVPPEGCVIMDSLEETVAVVLEPEAEETTPTE; encoded by the coding sequence ATGAAAAGGGTTCAGGTAAAGCTAATACCAAGAACCATAGGTAGAAAGAGTGAGATAAAGAAGTTTAGAAGAGAAGGTTATGTGCCAGTGGAGATATATGGTAAAGGTGTAGAAAACACACATGCATACATAAGCATGAGGGACCTAAAAGCCTTTCCAAAGGGTGAAACTTTTCTCATTGAGGCGGAGATTAATGGAGAAAAGAGGATTTGTCTTCTCAAGGAAATACAGTTTGGTTGGCTTGGGGACAATCCCATACACGTGGACTTTCAAGACATCACCCACGTAAGCGAGATTGAAGTGGAAGTGCCCATTGAGTTTGTGGGAACACCCGTGGGTGTGGGTCTTGGTGGAACCTTTGAACCTCTTATGCACAGCCTTACTATAAAGGCAAGATTGGATAAGCTTCCAGAAAAGATAGTCGTTGATGTGAGTGGTCTTGGTCTTGGTGATGCTCTTCACGTTAGAGACATAGTGCCACCTGAGGGATGTGTGATAATGGACTCTCTAGAAGAAACTGTTGCGGTTGTGCTTGAGCCAGAAGCAGAAGAAACAACACCCACTGAATGA
- a CDS encoding ABC transporter substrate-binding protein: MKGFSLALAFIVLAFLPFYLTSSPKGGEVSFVSLKPENFHIKEGKEGGEIRFVLNSDPRTLNPALAQETSSTAVLSYLFTGLTKIDLKSMQVVPDLAQKWEEKEGGRVYIFHLRRNVRWSDGEPFTADDVVFTYRDIYLNPQIPNSTGDMFRGILKSQEDIKNFVRKIDKYTVEFRLPEAFAPFLSALSAPILPKHKLEKFVKEGNFMTAWNVNTDPKDIVGTGPYRLKRYIKGVMVEYEANPYYYEYDNSGRQLPYIKRKIGYIVQDPDTALLKYSLGEIDYMGVRPQDVLFISRVKNTTLYDLGPTPSTTFLVFNQNPNSKVPKHKLRWFQNREFRRAISHAIDREGICYLVYNGLADPLYGPITPANRPYYTEGLFPVYEYNLKKARAILESLGFKDRNGDGWLEDPEGNTLEIVLLTNAGNKEREAIGNMIKEDLEKIGIKVIFRPIDFNSLVNRLTSPPYDWEAVIIGLTGSMDPHFGRNVWHSSGTLHMWNPRQSKPQTQWEREVDELFDLGAKETNFERRVEIYRKAYRIIAEEQPMIFIAAPKSMLAVRNRFENLFPTVWGWYREEALFVR; encoded by the coding sequence ATGAAAGGGTTTTCCCTTGCCTTAGCTTTTATAGTCTTAGCTTTTTTACCCTTTTATTTAACCTCATCGCCAAAGGGTGGAGAAGTATCCTTTGTAAGTTTAAAGCCAGAAAACTTCCATATAAAGGAAGGTAAAGAAGGGGGAGAAATAAGGTTTGTGTTAAACTCTGACCCAAGAACCTTAAACCCAGCCTTAGCTCAAGAAACTTCCTCTACCGCAGTGCTTTCTTACCTCTTTACAGGTCTTACCAAAATAGACCTCAAAAGCATGCAGGTAGTTCCAGACCTTGCACAGAAATGGGAAGAAAAGGAGGGTGGGAGAGTGTATATCTTTCATCTTAGAAGAAATGTAAGGTGGAGCGATGGTGAACCCTTTACTGCAGATGATGTGGTCTTTACCTACAGGGACATATACCTCAATCCTCAAATACCCAACTCCACAGGAGATATGTTTAGAGGCATATTAAAGAGCCAAGAGGACATAAAAAATTTTGTAAGGAAAATAGACAAATACACGGTGGAGTTTAGACTTCCAGAAGCATTTGCACCCTTTCTTAGTGCCTTGTCCGCACCCATACTACCAAAGCACAAATTGGAGAAGTTTGTAAAGGAAGGAAACTTTATGACCGCATGGAACGTAAACACAGACCCAAAGGATATAGTGGGAACAGGACCATACAGGCTAAAAAGGTATATAAAGGGCGTTATGGTGGAATACGAGGCAAACCCCTACTACTATGAATATGACAACTCCGGCAGGCAACTACCCTACATAAAGAGAAAAATAGGATACATAGTGCAAGACCCAGACACTGCCCTTTTGAAATATTCCCTCGGAGAAATAGACTACATGGGTGTTAGACCTCAAGATGTGCTTTTTATAAGCAGAGTAAAAAACACCACCCTCTATGACCTTGGACCCACACCGTCTACTACCTTTTTGGTCTTTAATCAAAACCCTAACTCCAAAGTGCCAAAGCACAAACTAAGATGGTTTCAAAACAGAGAATTCAGAAGAGCCATATCCCACGCCATAGACAGAGAAGGCATTTGCTACCTTGTATACAACGGCTTGGCAGACCCATTATATGGACCTATAACCCCTGCCAACAGACCCTATTACACAGAAGGGCTTTTCCCCGTTTACGAATACAACTTAAAAAAGGCAAGGGCTATACTTGAAAGTCTTGGTTTCAAAGACAGAAACGGTGATGGATGGCTTGAAGACCCAGAAGGTAATACTCTTGAGATAGTGCTTCTTACCAATGCGGGCAATAAGGAAAGGGAAGCCATAGGAAACATGATAAAGGAAGACCTTGAGAAGATAGGAATAAAGGTTATTTTTAGACCCATAGACTTCAACAGCCTTGTAAATAGGCTCACATCTCCACCCTACGACTGGGAAGCGGTCATAATAGGGCTTACAGGCTCAATGGACCCACACTTTGGAAGGAACGTGTGGCACTCTTCGGGAACACTTCATATGTGGAATCCAAGACAAAGCAAGCCACAAACCCAGTGGGAGAGAGAGGTGGATGAGCTTTTTGACCTGGGAGCAAAAGAAACAAACTTTGAAAGAAGGGTGGAGATATACAGGAAAGCTTACCGCATAATAGCAGAAGAGCAACCCATGATATTTATCGCCGCACCTAAGAGCATGCTTGCGGTAAGAAACAGGTTTGAAAACCTCTTCCCCACCGTTTGGGGGTGGTATAGGGAAGAGGCTTTATTTGTTAGGTGA
- a CDS encoding KpsF/GutQ family sugar-phosphate isomerase, producing the protein MDEILQKAKRVFDIEIQALQRLRDNLDQSFVKAIELILNCQGKVITTGVGKSGHIARKVASTLSSTGTPAHFLHPAEALHGDLGVIDSGDVVLAFSNSGESPEVNSLIPYIKLLGVPLISITNNPNSTLAKHSDVHIFLSVEKEACPLQLAPTSSSTASLVLGDALAMVLLELKGFTHKDFALRHPAGSLGRRLRQVADLCHTGEEVPIVKEDTPMKEAIIEMTSKGFGATAVVDQEGKLTGIITDGDLRRFVNRGGNFDTSIARDVMTRNPKTARMEELAVEALKRMEDYKITVLIVVDKENKPVGIIHMHDILRAGIV; encoded by the coding sequence ATGGATGAGATACTCCAGAAGGCTAAAAGGGTCTTTGACATAGAGATTCAAGCCTTACAAAGGCTCAGAGATAACTTAGACCAAAGTTTTGTAAAGGCGATAGAGCTTATTCTAAACTGTCAGGGAAAGGTAATAACTACAGGGGTAGGCAAATCTGGTCATATAGCCCGTAAGGTTGCCTCTACCCTCTCAAGCACTGGCACGCCAGCCCACTTTTTGCACCCTGCGGAGGCTCTTCACGGAGACCTTGGAGTAATAGACTCTGGAGATGTGGTGCTTGCCTTTTCCAACAGCGGTGAGTCTCCCGAGGTAAACTCCCTTATTCCCTACATAAAACTTCTTGGTGTGCCCCTCATATCCATAACCAACAATCCAAACTCCACTCTGGCAAAGCACTCAGACGTGCATATATTTCTCTCTGTGGAAAAGGAGGCATGTCCTCTACAGCTTGCACCCACGAGCTCCTCCACCGCATCCCTTGTGCTTGGAGATGCGTTGGCTATGGTTCTTTTGGAGCTCAAGGGTTTTACTCACAAAGACTTTGCCTTGAGGCATCCTGCAGGCTCTCTTGGAAGAAGGCTAAGACAGGTGGCAGACCTTTGCCACACAGGAGAAGAAGTCCCCATAGTAAAAGAAGACACGCCTATGAAGGAGGCGATAATTGAAATGACCAGCAAGGGCTTTGGTGCTACCGCGGTGGTAGACCAGGAGGGAAAGCTTACAGGCATAATAACCGACGGAGACCTAAGGCGTTTTGTAAACAGAGGTGGAAACTTTGACACGAGCATAGCCAGGGATGTAATGACGAGGAATCCAAAGACAGCGCGCATGGAGGAGCTTGCGGTGGAGGCACTAAAAAGGATGGAGGACTATAAAATAACAGTCCTTATTGTGGTTGACAAGGAAAACAAGCCTGTTGGCATCATACACATGCACGATATACTTAGGGCAGGCATAGTATGA
- the eno gene encoding phosphopyruvate hydratase has product MSSITKVKAREVLDSRGNPTLEVEVELSSGAKGRAIVPSGASTGGKEALELRDHDPKRYLGKGVLRAVDNVNSIIAKEIIGLDASKQSLIDKVLIELDGTPNKSKLGANAILGVSMAVARAMAQELGISLYRYIGGLRAKRLPVPLMNVINGGVHADNPLDIQEFMIVPVCGGRFSEALRAGVEVFHHLKATLKEKGYSTNVGDEGGFAPNLKSTEEALDMLMHAIEKAGYKPGEDVLLALDCASSEFYYEDELYHFEGKKLSSEELCGFYAKLLEKYPIVSIEDPMAEGDIEGWKLITRELGGKVQLVGDDLFVTNPSIFQEGIREGLANAILVKLNQVGTLTETLQTVEIAQREGYKAIISHRSGETEDTFISHLAVGTGAGQIKTGSASRTDRIAKYNELLRIEEELGDEAEFGGKEEFSVFKA; this is encoded by the coding sequence ATGTCTTCCATAACAAAGGTAAAGGCAAGGGAAGTTTTAGACTCAAGAGGAAATCCTACCCTTGAGGTGGAGGTAGAACTTTCTTCTGGTGCAAAGGGAAGGGCTATAGTGCCAAGCGGTGCATCCACCGGAGGAAAGGAAGCTCTTGAGCTAAGAGACCATGACCCAAAAAGGTATCTTGGAAAAGGCGTCCTAAGAGCGGTGGATAATGTAAACTCCATAATAGCAAAAGAGATAATAGGGCTTGATGCCAGCAAGCAATCCCTTATAGACAAGGTGCTTATTGAGCTTGACGGAACACCCAACAAAAGCAAACTCGGTGCAAACGCTATACTGGGTGTAAGTATGGCAGTAGCAAGAGCGATGGCACAGGAGCTTGGAATAAGCCTTTACAGATACATAGGAGGTCTAAGAGCAAAAAGGCTACCAGTGCCTTTGATGAATGTAATAAACGGTGGAGTCCATGCGGACAACCCTCTTGACATACAGGAATTTATGATAGTCCCCGTGTGTGGAGGAAGGTTTTCAGAAGCACTAAGGGCGGGAGTGGAAGTTTTCCACCACCTAAAGGCAACTTTAAAGGAAAAGGGATACTCTACCAATGTGGGAGACGAAGGCGGGTTTGCACCCAACTTGAAAAGCACAGAGGAAGCCTTAGATATGCTAATGCATGCCATAGAAAAGGCAGGATACAAGCCGGGTGAAGACGTGCTCTTGGCTCTTGACTGTGCGTCTTCTGAGTTCTACTACGAGGATGAACTGTATCACTTTGAAGGTAAAAAACTTAGCTCAGAAGAACTCTGCGGTTTTTACGCTAAACTCTTAGAAAAATATCCGATAGTTTCCATAGAAGACCCTATGGCAGAGGGAGACATAGAAGGTTGGAAGCTCATTACACGAGAGCTTGGTGGCAAGGTTCAGCTTGTGGGAGATGACCTTTTTGTGACAAACCCAAGCATCTTCCAAGAAGGCATAAGAGAAGGACTTGCCAATGCCATACTGGTTAAGCTAAATCAAGTGGGGACTCTTACAGAAACGCTACAGACTGTGGAAATAGCCCAAAGGGAAGGATACAAGGCGATAATTTCCCATAGGTCTGGAGAAACAGAAGATACCTTTATCTCACATCTTGCGGTGGGGACTGGAGCAGGACAGATAAAGACAGGCTCTGCATCACGCACAGATAGGATAGCAAAGTATAACGAGCTTTTGAGGATAGAAGAGGAGCTTGGAGATGAAGCGGAATTCGGCGGGAAGGAAGAATTTTCGGTTTTTAAAGCCTGA
- the ppa gene encoding inorganic diphosphatase: MDVKKIPPGKNPPEDIYVVVEIPQDSPIKYELDKESGTIFVDRFLFTAMHYPFNYGFIPQTLADDGDPVDVLVISRYPVAPGSVIRCRPIGGLEMRDEEGVDTKLLAVPHSKLDPTYENVKSYEDLPKALLDRIKHFFEHYKELEPGKWVKVEGFKGVDFAYEEIRKGIENYKK; the protein is encoded by the coding sequence ATGGACGTAAAGAAGATTCCACCGGGTAAAAACCCACCAGAAGACATCTACGTGGTAGTGGAGATACCCCAAGACAGCCCTATAAAGTATGAGCTTGACAAGGAAAGCGGAACCATCTTTGTAGATAGGTTTCTCTTTACCGCCATGCACTATCCCTTTAACTACGGCTTTATCCCTCAAACCCTTGCGGATGATGGAGACCCTGTGGATGTTTTGGTGATATCTCGCTATCCTGTAGCACCCGGTAGCGTTATAAGGTGCAGACCTATAGGTGGACTTGAAATGAGAGACGAAGAAGGTGTGGATACAAAGCTACTTGCGGTCCCACACAGCAAGTTAGACCCCACTTACGAGAATGTGAAGTCTTATGAAGACCTGCCAAAGGCTCTCCTTGATAGGATAAAGCATTTCTTTGAACACTATAAGGAGCTTGAGCCAGGCAAGTGGGTAAAGGTGGAAGGCTTTAAGGGTGTGGACTTTGCCTATGAGGAGATAAGGAAGGGTATTGAAAACTACAAGAAGTGA
- the uppS gene encoding polyprenyl diphosphate synthase, with translation MKIPKHLAVIMDGNGRWARERGLPRIAGHYEGVKRGEELVDACIELGIRWLTLFTFSTENWKRPEVEVRALMRLLEGYLREKGHLLLEKGIRVSFIGRRDRLPQGLLTEMERVEKLRPSKEKIHVILAIDYGGRDEILRTFKKMSEAGLEPTEKNFKLLSDLPEAPDPDLLIRTGGEKRISNFLLWHLAYTELYFTDTYWPDFRKEELIKALEDFSRRERRFGAVLKE, from the coding sequence ATGAAAATACCAAAACACTTGGCGGTCATAATGGATGGAAATGGAAGATGGGCGAGGGAAAGGGGTCTACCAAGGATAGCAGGTCATTATGAAGGGGTAAAGAGGGGAGAGGAGCTTGTGGATGCATGCATAGAGCTTGGAATAAGGTGGCTCACCCTTTTCACCTTTTCCACAGAAAACTGGAAAAGACCAGAGGTTGAAGTAAGGGCTTTGATGAGGCTTCTTGAAGGATACCTTAGAGAAAAAGGTCATTTACTACTGGAAAAGGGTATAAGAGTTTCCTTTATAGGAAGGCGGGACAGACTACCACAAGGTCTACTAACGGAGATGGAGAGGGTTGAAAAGTTAAGACCTTCTAAAGAAAAGATTCATGTTATCCTTGCCATTGATTACGGCGGTAGAGACGAGATACTCAGAACCTTCAAGAAAATGAGTGAAGCGGGTCTTGAGCCCACAGAGAAGAACTTCAAGCTACTTTCAGACCTACCAGAAGCACCAGACCCAGACCTTCTTATAAGAACCGGTGGAGAAAAAAGAATATCAAACTTTCTACTCTGGCACTTAGCCTACACAGAGCTCTACTTTACAGATACCTATTGGCCAGACTTTAGAAAAGAAGAACTCATAAAAGCCCTTGAAGACTTCTCAAGGAGGGAAAGAAGGTTTGGAGCAGTCCTTAAGGAGTAG
- a CDS encoding TldD/PmbA family protein yields MEKIRSWIEEAISLGYEYEVYMERRKKTTLESADESLENLLRAEEAGIGIRVFKGKKMGFSYTTDLDKEAVKECVKVATQVCDITPEDYGFSLGACQDFGKLETYYDEEGLKRPIEEKIDLIIGLERRAKELDQRVKGVRKVSLKETELEVVCFNSCGLFYEYRGTWYTLIMAVLAEEGGDSSISYEYSGSRFLSNLPLERIVEDVVFKATASLNPSQIETTKMPAVFFREASAMLLEAFSPIFLGDSLVKGKTFLKNKEGMEVFSRKLTIVDDGTLEGGFISLPVDAEGYAMSRKVLVDRGVFKGFLHSTYTAIKSGSKPTGNSLRDSFKSLPVSNITNLYIEPGDKNLEDLLQGEVFLITDLMGLHTVDPVSGDFSLGASGIIYKHGRRLKGVRGVVIGGNIKDIWSSVVEVGNDLRFYGNVGSPSILVENITVGG; encoded by the coding sequence ATGGAAAAGATTAGGTCCTGGATAGAAGAGGCTATTTCCCTAGGTTATGAGTATGAAGTATATATGGAGCGTAGGAAAAAGACAACCCTTGAAAGTGCGGATGAAAGCTTAGAAAATCTTTTGAGGGCGGAGGAGGCAGGAATTGGCATAAGGGTCTTTAAGGGTAAAAAAATGGGCTTTTCTTACACCACTGACCTTGATAAAGAAGCTGTGAAAGAGTGTGTAAAAGTTGCCACACAGGTATGTGATATAACACCAGAAGACTATGGGTTTTCTCTCGGTGCTTGTCAGGACTTTGGAAAGTTGGAAACATACTATGATGAGGAGGGTCTCAAGAGACCTATTGAGGAAAAGATAGACCTAATAATCGGCTTGGAACGGAGAGCAAAAGAACTTGACCAAAGAGTAAAGGGTGTAAGAAAAGTAAGCCTTAAAGAGACCGAGCTTGAAGTGGTTTGTTTTAACTCTTGTGGACTCTTTTATGAGTATAGAGGAACGTGGTATACACTTATTATGGCAGTGCTTGCGGAAGAAGGGGGAGATTCTTCTATATCCTACGAGTATTCTGGTAGCAGGTTTCTCTCTAACTTACCTTTGGAAAGAATTGTGGAAGATGTGGTCTTTAAGGCAACCGCAAGCCTTAACCCTTCACAAATAGAAACCACTAAGATGCCTGCGGTTTTCTTCAGAGAAGCATCCGCAATGCTTCTTGAAGCCTTTAGTCCCATATTTCTTGGAGATTCTCTTGTTAAAGGTAAAACTTTCCTTAAGAACAAGGAAGGAATGGAAGTCTTTTCAAGAAAGCTTACAATTGTAGACGACGGCACTTTGGAAGGTGGTTTTATTAGTCTTCCTGTAGATGCGGAGGGCTATGCAATGAGTAGAAAAGTTTTGGTAGATAGGGGTGTATTCAAAGGCTTCCTGCATAGCACCTATACCGCCATCAAGTCTGGTTCAAAGCCTACGGGCAATTCTTTGAGGGATAGCTTTAAGAGCCTACCAGTTTCTAATATAACAAACCTTTACATAGAGCCTGGAGATAAAAACCTTGAAGACCTGCTTCAAGGAGAGGTTTTTCTTATAACAGACCTTATGGGCTTGCATACAGTGGACCCAGTATCTGGAGACTTCTCTCTTGGTGCGTCTGGTATAATATACAAGCACGGAAGGAGGTTAAAAGGCGTGAGGGGGGTCGTTATAGGAGGAAACATAAAGGACATTTGGAGCTCTGTGGTAGAGGTGGGTAATGACCTAAGATTTTATGGAAACGTGGGCTCACCCTCTATTCTTGTTGAAAACATAACCGTGGGGGGTTAA
- the dxr gene encoding 1-deoxy-D-xylulose-5-phosphate reductoisomerase, whose protein sequence is MKKLGVLGSTGSVGSQTLEVVKAYREDFELVGILAKRASEKLLLQAVELKPRFVSCYEEPSKDWLSELPEGTAFLRGEEGLHAIVENSEILMNAISGVDGILPTYLVLQQGKRLLASNKESLICLRELVRENKDRIVPVDSEHNALFQIMLGLRREDIRKVYLTASGGPFRDKSLEELKHVSVEDALKHPTWRMGAKITIDSATLMNKGMELIEAINLFDLEVESLEVVIHPQSVVHGIVELIDGSFIFHTSQTDMRIPILHSLYYPERKAFPFEKKGLLELSPITFERVDTEKFKSIPLCKWVALMGGIYPAVLVGADQVAVELFLQGKIGFLDIVNLVEEVLSHVNLKDPQSLEDVLYAIDWAYKKGLELVGAIR, encoded by the coding sequence ATGAAAAAGCTTGGAGTGCTTGGCTCTACTGGCTCTGTGGGAAGTCAAACCCTTGAGGTAGTAAAGGCATACAGAGAAGACTTTGAACTTGTGGGTATTTTGGCAAAGAGGGCATCAGAAAAGCTCCTACTTCAAGCAGTGGAGCTAAAGCCAAGGTTCGTGTCCTGCTACGAAGAACCTTCAAAGGATTGGCTCTCTGAACTGCCAGAAGGCACAGCCTTTCTAAGGGGTGAGGAGGGCTTGCATGCCATAGTGGAAAACTCAGAAATACTTATGAACGCCATATCGGGTGTGGATGGTATCCTACCCACATACCTTGTGCTTCAACAGGGCAAGAGGCTTCTGGCTTCCAACAAGGAGTCCCTCATATGTCTGAGAGAATTGGTAAGGGAAAACAAGGACAGGATAGTGCCTGTGGACAGCGAACATAACGCCCTTTTCCAAATAATGCTTGGCTTAAGGCGTGAGGATATAAGGAAGGTTTATCTGACCGCCTCTGGAGGACCCTTTAGAGATAAAAGCTTGGAGGAGCTAAAACATGTGAGCGTAGAGGATGCACTAAAGCACCCCACATGGAGGATGGGTGCAAAAATAACTATAGACTCTGCCACTCTTATGAACAAAGGCATGGAGCTAATAGAAGCCATAAACCTCTTTGACCTTGAGGTGGAAAGCCTTGAGGTGGTTATTCATCCCCAGAGCGTGGTGCACGGTATTGTGGAGCTCATCGACGGTAGCTTTATATTCCACACTTCACAAACGGACATGAGAATACCCATACTGCATAGCCTTTACTATCCAGAGAGAAAAGCCTTTCCCTTTGAGAAAAAGGGTTTACTTGAGCTTTCTCCCATAACCTTTGAAAGGGTAGATACGGAAAAGTTTAAGAGCATTCCTCTGTGTAAATGGGTTGCTCTCATGGGTGGCATATACCCTGCAGTGTTGGTGGGTGCGGACCAAGTAGCGGTGGAGCTTTTCTTGCAGGGCAAGATAGGGTTTTTGGATATTGTAAACCTCGTGGAGGAAGTCCTAAGCCATGTGAACCTAAAAGACCCCCAGAGTCTTGAAGATGTGCTATATGCTATAGACTGGGCATACAAAAAGGGATTGGAACTTGTAGGGGCTATAAGATGA
- the pth gene encoding aminoacyl-tRNA hydrolase: MIRLIVGLGNPGKKYAKTRHNVGFMVVDELLRRLKVQGYSEECLSHLYKVRIDGKEVLIAKPQTYMNNSGLAVINLLEEYDIKPEEMLVVYDDLDLPLGRLRLRLEGSSGGHHGVESIIREIKTEKFPRLRVGIGRPKDRNKVVEYVLSPFAEEEEQVLAKILGKAGECLQRCVEYGIEESMNFCNSPV, from the coding sequence ATGATAAGGCTTATCGTAGGTCTTGGAAATCCGGGTAAAAAGTATGCAAAGACCCGCCACAATGTGGGTTTTATGGTGGTGGATGAGCTCCTCAGGAGGCTAAAGGTCCAAGGCTACTCAGAGGAATGCCTTTCCCATCTATACAAGGTAAGGATAGATGGTAAAGAGGTACTCATTGCAAAACCACAAACCTATATGAACAACTCTGGTCTTGCGGTGATTAACCTCCTTGAGGAGTATGATATAAAACCTGAGGAGATGCTGGTGGTATACGACGACCTTGACCTGCCTTTGGGTAGGTTGAGGTTAAGGCTTGAGGGAAGTAGTGGAGGACACCACGGCGTGGAGTCCATAATAAGGGAGATAAAAACTGAAAAATTTCCAAGGCTTAGAGTGGGTATAGGCAGACCCAAAGACAGAAATAAGGTGGTTGAATATGTGCTTTCCCCTTTCGCTGAGGAAGAGGAACAAGTGCTTGCAAAGATTTTAGGTAAGGCGGGTGAGTGCTTGCAGAGATGTGTTGAATACGGTATAGAGGAAAGCATGAACTTTTGCAATAGCCCTGTTTAA
- a CDS encoding phosphatidate cytidylyltransferase, translated as MEQSLRSREAIGILVGGLTIALVLSPYPIFYAGVLALSLLIGYEISKALKFELFYMPPITFLISSLSLELGLVSAMLLSFYAGWRVWSMDELFKALLICVYAGVLPVFLLGLKEDYALLKLLVFVWAVDVFSYYVGKNFGRRALSPRLSPKKTWEGLVGGGFAGVITMWVFHGFKGILWSLPLVAIALMGDLFKSFIKRQIGIKDFSNVLGEHGGFTDRFDSLLFTAPVYLFLLKF; from the coding sequence TTGGAGCAGTCCTTAAGGAGTAGAGAGGCTATTGGAATACTTGTGGGTGGGCTTACTATAGCTTTGGTTTTGTCTCCTTATCCAATTTTCTATGCGGGAGTGCTTGCCCTGTCCTTGCTTATAGGCTACGAGATTTCTAAGGCTCTAAAGTTTGAACTTTTCTACATGCCACCTATTACCTTTTTGATTAGCTCCCTTTCCCTTGAACTTGGTCTTGTATCTGCTATGCTTTTGTCCTTTTACGCTGGGTGGAGAGTATGGTCTATGGATGAGCTTTTCAAGGCTCTTTTAATATGCGTGTATGCTGGGGTTCTTCCTGTGTTTTTACTCGGTTTGAAAGAGGACTACGCTCTACTAAAACTTTTGGTTTTTGTTTGGGCTGTGGATGTGTTTTCTTATTATGTGGGAAAAAACTTTGGCAGAAGAGCTCTTTCTCCTCGCCTCTCTCCAAAGAAAACATGGGAGGGTCTTGTAGGTGGTGGCTTTGCCGGTGTAATAACCATGTGGGTCTTTCATGGCTTTAAGGGTATTCTTTGGTCTTTACCTCTCGTAGCCATAGCCCTTATGGGAGACCTTTTCAAGAGCTTTATAAAGAGACAGATAGGTATAAAGGACTTTTCCAACGTGCTTGGAGAACATGGAGGGTTTACAGACAGGTTTGATTCTCTACTTTTTACAGCACCAGTTTATCTATTTCTTTTAAAATTTTGA
- a CDS encoding tetratricopeptide repeat protein — protein sequence MGRVFTILSLCSLVWLASCGGVTKEEFDKRIASLEGRILQLEERQIYLEERNLRTEARVDTLSESLAKTRLELERLRVERQSPAQAAKLPEPIREVPQPSQRIPERVQGAPQPQRDNPQQATEEYQREYDEALRLYNLRQLHQARDKFIDFIRRYPRTPLTDNAYLWLGVVYRDLGEMNKAEAVWLTLVERCQRKEMVDCNKAPSALLQLARLYERRGDNRKAREYYEAILRDYPSSEEAEIARTRLGR from the coding sequence ATGGGTAGGGTATTTACAATCTTGTCTCTGTGTTCTTTAGTGTGGTTAGCCTCCTGTGGTGGTGTAACAAAAGAGGAGTTTGACAAAAGAATTGCAAGCCTTGAGGGCAGAATATTACAGCTTGAAGAAAGGCAAATTTATCTGGAAGAAAGAAACCTGAGGACAGAAGCCAGAGTGGACACTCTTTCTGAAAGCCTCGCAAAAACAAGGCTTGAACTGGAAAGGCTTAGAGTTGAAAGACAAAGCCCCGCTCAAGCTGCCAAACTGCCAGAGCCAATAAGGGAAGTGCCACAGCCTTCTCAAAGAATACCAGAAAGGGTGCAGGGAGCTCCTCAGCCTCAACGCGACAACCCACAGCAGGCAACTGAAGAGTATCAAAGGGAATACGATGAAGCACTAAGACTTTACAACTTAAGACAGCTACACCAAGCAAGAGACAAGTTTATAGATTTTATAAGAAGGTATCCGAGAACACCTCTCACGGACAATGCATATCTATGGCTTGGTGTAGTTTACAGAGACCTTGGAGAAATGAACAAGGCGGAAGCGGTTTGGCTTACCTTAGTGGAAAGGTGTCAAAGGAAAGAGATGGTAGACTGCAATAAGGCACCCTCTGCCTTGCTTCAATTGGCAAGACTTTACGAACGAAGAGGAGACAATAGAAAGGCAAGGGAATACTACGAAGCTATACTAAGAGACTATCCATCTTCCGAAGAGGCTGAGATTGCAAGGACAAGGCTTGGAAGGTGA